In Rhodococcus rhodochrous, a single genomic region encodes these proteins:
- the nadA gene encoding quinolinate synthase NadA: protein MTTTEWAGAATIVDGPGGYTGVEATPEWAEEVRRLARERNATLLAHNYQLPAIQDVADHVGDSLALSRIAAEAEEDTIVFCGVHFMAETAKILSPNKTVLIPDERAGCSLADSITADQLREWKADHPDAVVVSYVNTTAEVKGLTDICCTSSNAVDVVASIDPDREVLFLPDQFLGAHVKRVTGRENMHIWAGECHVHAGINGDELAAQAKAHPDADLFVHPECGCATSALYLAGEGFVPDDKVRILSTGGMIDAARETGAKQVLVATEVGMLHQLRKAAPGIDFQAVNDRASCPYMKMITPAALLRCLQEGRDEVHVAADVAERARLSVQRMIAIGNPGSGE from the coding sequence ATGACCACGACCGAGTGGGCGGGAGCCGCCACCATCGTCGACGGCCCCGGCGGATACACGGGCGTCGAGGCGACGCCGGAGTGGGCCGAGGAGGTCCGCCGGTTGGCCCGTGAGCGCAACGCCACGCTGCTCGCGCACAACTACCAGCTTCCCGCGATCCAGGACGTCGCCGACCACGTCGGCGACTCGCTCGCGCTCTCGCGTATCGCCGCCGAAGCCGAGGAGGACACCATCGTCTTCTGCGGCGTGCACTTCATGGCCGAGACCGCGAAGATCCTCAGCCCGAACAAGACGGTGCTCATCCCCGACGAGCGCGCCGGCTGCTCGCTCGCCGACTCGATCACCGCAGACCAGCTGCGCGAGTGGAAGGCCGACCACCCCGACGCCGTGGTGGTCTCGTACGTCAACACCACCGCCGAGGTCAAAGGCCTGACCGACATCTGCTGCACGTCCTCGAACGCCGTCGACGTCGTCGCGTCCATCGACCCCGACCGCGAGGTGCTGTTCCTGCCCGACCAGTTCCTCGGCGCCCACGTCAAGCGCGTCACCGGTCGCGAGAACATGCACATCTGGGCCGGGGAGTGCCACGTGCACGCCGGCATCAACGGCGACGAGCTCGCCGCGCAGGCCAAGGCGCACCCCGACGCCGACCTGTTCGTCCACCCCGAGTGCGGTTGCGCCACCTCGGCGCTGTATCTCGCCGGGGAGGGCTTCGTGCCCGACGACAAGGTCAGAATCCTGTCCACCGGCGGCATGATCGACGCCGCCCGGGAGACCGGCGCCAAGCAGGTCCTCGTCGCCACCGAGGTCGGCATGCTGCACCAGCTCCGCAAGGCCGCGCCCGGCATCGATTTCCAGGCGGTCAACGACCGGGCGTCGTGCCCCTACATGAAGATGATCACGCCCGCCGCGCTGCTGCGCTGCCTGCAGGAGGGACGCGACGAGGTCCACGTCGCAGCCGACGTCGCCGAGCGGGCCCGCCTGTCGGTGCAGCGCATGATCGCCATCGGCAACCCGGGCAGCGGCGAGTGA
- a CDS encoding NUDIX hydrolase: MPHGNTRHEVLIAVFQVRRFPDASGVLREEPELGVLLWQRALDPQVGTWSLPGGQLRNDEDLTTSARRQLAEKVDVRKVAHLEQLSVFSDPDRVPGPRTIASTYLGLIPLTSDPQLPSDTAWHPVSDLPAMSFDHGVMVANAHARLAAKLSYTNIAFGLAPAEFSMSTLRDIYCAALGYEVDATNLQRVLARRNVLTRTGNTAPSGKAGGRPPALYRFTDSRLRVTDEFAALRPPV; the protein is encoded by the coding sequence ATGCCACATGGTAACACCCGTCACGAAGTGCTCATCGCCGTGTTCCAGGTTCGCCGCTTCCCGGACGCCTCGGGAGTCCTCCGCGAGGAGCCCGAACTCGGGGTGCTGCTGTGGCAGCGGGCCCTCGATCCGCAGGTCGGCACGTGGTCGCTCCCCGGCGGCCAACTGCGCAACGACGAGGACCTCACGACGTCGGCAAGGCGGCAACTGGCGGAGAAGGTCGATGTCCGCAAGGTCGCGCACCTCGAACAGCTGTCGGTCTTCTCCGACCCGGATCGGGTGCCGGGACCGCGCACGATCGCGTCGACCTATCTCGGCCTGATCCCCCTCACCTCGGATCCCCAGCTGCCGTCCGATACGGCCTGGCATCCGGTCTCGGACCTTCCCGCGATGTCCTTCGACCACGGGGTGATGGTGGCGAACGCCCATGCGCGCCTTGCCGCGAAGCTGTCGTACACGAACATCGCGTTCGGCCTCGCGCCGGCGGAGTTCTCGATGTCGACGCTGCGCGACATCTATTGCGCTGCATTGGGTTACGAGGTGGATGCCACCAATCTCCAACGGGTGCTGGCGCGCCGGAACGTGCTCACCCGCACCGGCAACACCGCACCGTCCGGCAAAGCGGGAGGTCGCCCCCCGGCGCTCTACCGCTTCACCGATTCCCGGCTGCGCGTGACGGACGAATTCGCCGCCCTGCGACCGCCGGTGTGA
- a CDS encoding TetR/AcrR family transcriptional regulator, which yields MSARPGPGNSRRNPASRKAILDAAFDLVAEVGYSKLGIEAIAARAGVGKQTIYRWWPSKGAVLLDAYLAHTQGDAGDEAALPDTGDLRADLVAVLQATVAELRDPKFAVPLRALTVAVLEDPGLAAEYEHRLDAPMREMKKARLRAAQSAGQLPDDLDLDVAVDMLFAPVAQKWSTAGEPPSDDYVRTLVETVLSGLTRPSEGDPSAGL from the coding sequence ATGTCTGCACGCCCCGGACCCGGCAACTCCCGGCGGAACCCCGCCTCGCGGAAAGCGATCCTCGATGCCGCTTTCGACCTGGTCGCCGAGGTCGGCTACTCGAAACTCGGTATCGAGGCGATCGCCGCCCGGGCCGGCGTGGGGAAGCAGACGATCTATCGCTGGTGGCCGTCGAAAGGAGCCGTCCTCCTCGACGCGTATCTGGCGCACACGCAGGGCGATGCCGGGGACGAGGCCGCGCTGCCCGACACCGGCGACCTCCGCGCGGACCTCGTTGCGGTGCTGCAGGCCACCGTGGCGGAGCTGCGTGATCCGAAGTTCGCCGTCCCGCTGCGCGCGTTGACCGTGGCGGTACTCGAAGACCCCGGGCTCGCAGCGGAATACGAACACCGCCTCGACGCGCCGATGCGGGAGATGAAGAAGGCCAGGCTCCGCGCCGCGCAGAGTGCGGGGCAACTGCCGGACGACCTCGATCTCGATGTCGCCGTGGACATGTTGTTCGCGCCTGTCGCCCAGAAATGGTCGACCGCCGGCGAACCCCCGTCGGACGACTACGTCCGCACTCTGGTCGAGACCGTCCTCTCCGGCCTGACGCGTCCGTCCGAGGGCGACCCGTCCGCCGGTCTGTAA